In one window of Streptomyces sp. FXJ1.172 DNA:
- the lipB gene encoding lipoyl(octanoyl) transferase LipB, whose translation MSELRFVRMGFGADAVDYQEAWDEQRRVHAARFTDEVPDTVLFLEHPPVYTAGRRTAPEERPLDGTPVIDVDRGGKITWHGPGQLVGYPIQKLPRPVDVVAHLRRLEDAMIRVCAEFGIETSRVEGRAGVWVLGDPVEQRPAFGGLTLDFDPRANDPEFDPRLNGPEYAPSNAGQRREDRKICAMGIRVAKGVTMHGFALNVNPDTSNFDKIIPCGIRDAGVTSLSYELGREVTIDEVLPIAEKHLQDVLGNAEPKPRLIEKAPA comes from the coding sequence GTGAGTGAGTTGCGGTTCGTCCGCATGGGGTTCGGTGCGGATGCCGTCGATTACCAGGAGGCCTGGGACGAGCAGCGCCGGGTGCACGCGGCCCGGTTCACCGACGAGGTCCCGGACACCGTGCTGTTCCTCGAGCACCCTCCCGTGTACACGGCGGGCCGGCGTACCGCGCCCGAAGAGCGCCCGCTGGACGGCACCCCCGTGATCGACGTGGACCGCGGCGGCAAGATCACCTGGCACGGCCCGGGCCAGCTGGTGGGCTACCCGATCCAGAAGCTGCCCCGCCCGGTGGACGTGGTCGCGCACCTGCGCCGCCTCGAGGACGCGATGATCCGGGTGTGCGCCGAGTTCGGCATCGAGACCTCCCGGGTCGAGGGCCGCGCCGGCGTCTGGGTGCTCGGCGACCCGGTCGAGCAGCGCCCGGCATTCGGAGGACTCACGCTCGACTTCGACCCGCGCGCCAACGACCCCGAGTTCGACCCCCGGCTCAACGGCCCCGAGTACGCGCCCTCGAACGCGGGCCAGCGTCGCGAGGACCGCAAGATCTGCGCCATGGGCATCCGCGTCGCCAAGGGCGTCACGATGCACGGCTTCGCCCTGAACGTGAATCCGGACACCTCGAACTTCGACAAGATCATCCCGTGTGGCATCCGCGACGCGGGCGTCACCTCCCTCTCGTACGAACTCGGCCGCGAGGTGACCATCGACGAGGTGCTGCCGATCGCCGAGAAACACCTGCAAGACGTCCTCGGGAACGCGGAGCCGAAGCCGCGGCTGATCGAGAAGGCCCCCGCCTGA
- a CDS encoding regulator, which produces MTDRPAQRTPNRQLAALIAEAGFSNAGLARRVDQLGLEHGLDLRYDKTSVTRWLRGQQPRGTTPALIAEVFTRRLGRRLTAQDLGLDACAPVYAGLEFAATPEEAVDIVSGLWRKDSGSHAELRKIAFTPAGLVVPSRDWLIGKPDDKVARDPVPRVPTQGRPGPVKPLPLAPPRARGNGERAPGHKVSSGDIAALRSVGELFRTLDDRFGGGHARQALVRYLEHECEPMLRGSYDEQTGRRLFGAAADLTRLAGWTSYDIAAHGLAQRYFVQALRLAQAAGDRAYGSYVLVTMSRQAVYLGHGREAVQLARVAQQGVGTGATPVVQALLHASEARAHGVLGEVRACTAALVRAERALEAARPGDDVPYWAKFFDEAQLADEFGHCHRDLQQFRAAAQHAERSLQLRAPSFARSRLFCRVVLATARLGLGELDQACTLAAEAAGQAAEMRSARAIEYVKDFERRLEPYKDAAPARGYREKVAALG; this is translated from the coding sequence ATGACGGACCGACCCGCGCAGCGCACCCCCAACCGCCAGCTCGCCGCGCTCATCGCAGAGGCGGGGTTCTCCAACGCGGGTCTGGCCCGTCGCGTCGACCAGCTCGGCCTGGAGCACGGACTGGACCTCAGATACGACAAGACCTCGGTCACCCGCTGGCTGCGCGGCCAGCAGCCCCGGGGTACCACACCCGCCCTGATCGCCGAGGTGTTCACGCGCCGCCTCGGGCGCCGGCTCACCGCCCAGGACCTCGGCCTGGACGCGTGCGCGCCGGTCTATGCCGGGCTGGAGTTCGCGGCCACCCCGGAGGAGGCCGTCGACATCGTCAGCGGGCTGTGGCGCAAGGACTCCGGCAGCCACGCCGAGCTGCGCAAGATCGCCTTCACCCCGGCGGGGCTGGTCGTGCCCAGCCGGGACTGGCTGATCGGCAAGCCAGACGACAAGGTGGCCCGGGACCCGGTGCCCCGGGTGCCCACGCAGGGCCGCCCGGGCCCGGTGAAGCCCCTGCCGCTCGCCCCGCCCCGGGCGCGCGGGAACGGCGAGCGCGCCCCCGGGCACAAGGTCTCCAGCGGTGACATCGCGGCGCTCCGCTCGGTGGGCGAGCTGTTCCGCACCCTCGACGACCGCTTCGGCGGCGGCCACGCCCGCCAGGCCCTCGTGCGCTACCTGGAGCACGAGTGCGAGCCGATGCTGCGCGGCAGCTACGACGAGCAGACCGGCCGCCGCCTGTTCGGCGCCGCCGCCGACCTGACCCGGCTGGCCGGCTGGACGTCGTACGACATCGCCGCGCACGGGCTCGCCCAGCGCTACTTCGTGCAGGCCCTGCGGCTCGCCCAGGCGGCCGGCGACCGGGCGTACGGCTCCTACGTCCTGGTCACCATGAGCCGCCAGGCCGTCTACCTCGGGCACGGCAGGGAGGCCGTGCAGCTGGCCCGGGTGGCCCAGCAGGGGGTGGGCACCGGTGCCACGCCGGTCGTCCAGGCGCTGCTGCACGCGTCCGAGGCGCGGGCGCACGGGGTGCTGGGCGAGGTGCGGGCGTGCACCGCGGCGCTGGTCCGGGCCGAGCGCGCCCTGGAGGCGGCCCGGCCCGGGGACGACGTGCCGTACTGGGCCAAGTTCTTCGACGAGGCGCAGCTCGCCGACGAGTTCGGGCACTGCCACCGGGATCTGCAGCAGTTCCGGGCCGCCGCCCAGCACGCCGAGCGCTCCCTCCAGCTCCGCGCGCCCTCCTTCGCCCGCAGCCGTCTCTTCTGCCGGGTCGTCCTCGCCACGGCCCGCCTCGGCCTCGGCGAACTCGACCAGGCCTGCACGCTGGCCGCGGAGGCCGCCGGCCAGGCCGCGGAGATGCGCAGCGCCCGCGCGATCGAGTACGTGAAGGACTTCGAGCGCCGCCTGGAGCCGTACAAGGACGCGGCGCCGGCCAGGGGTTACCGGGAGAAGGTGGCGGCGTTGGGTTAG
- a CDS encoding NAD(P)/FAD-dependent oxidoreductase produces MLEPAYQVDVVIVGAGIAGLSAAHRLTSAGVTTAVLEAAPYVGGRMSTEKVDGFRLDRIGQLLSSSYPELRLTPGLDSLALRRFAPGVLLHRDGRTQRAGAPAAGGSARGALHAVRALASAPRGAAAAPGRVGTPVGGAMDQARLGAALGRIAATPLERLLSRPEMPAAQALTQRGVPARTVEGFLRPLLATLLCDPELTTSSRCADLALRAFASGRLCVPEGGADVLPELLARALPPGTVHTGVRVTSVCTTSVNTAEHGEIRCRAVLLATDARAAAELLPGLRVPDFHPVTVVHHTTDDASATFATGTSLLLDADRGGPVAHTAVLSNVDPSRAPVGRVLISSTVLGPPPQGVDTAVRIHLSRLYGTSTRRWETLAVHHTPEAVPAMRPPHDLRRPVRLLAGLYVCGDHRDTSTVQGALHSAHRAAAAILADLGAAGSMHGADPAPTLPRAA; encoded by the coding sequence GTGCTTGAGCCCGCGTACCAGGTGGACGTCGTCATCGTGGGAGCCGGAATCGCCGGACTCTCGGCGGCTCATCGGCTCACCAGCGCAGGAGTAACGACCGCAGTCCTGGAGGCCGCCCCCTACGTGGGCGGCCGTATGTCGACCGAGAAGGTCGACGGCTTCCGGCTCGACCGCATCGGACAACTGCTGTCCTCGTCCTACCCCGAACTCCGGCTCACCCCGGGCCTGGACTCGCTGGCCCTGCGCCGCTTCGCGCCGGGCGTCCTGCTGCACCGCGACGGACGGACCCAGCGCGCGGGCGCGCCGGCAGCCGGAGGGAGCGCACGGGGCGCACTCCATGCGGTGCGCGCCCTTGCAAGCGCCCCCAGGGGCGCGGCGGCGGCTCCCGGCCGGGTCGGCACGCCGGTGGGCGGCGCGATGGACCAGGCCCGGCTGGGCGCCGCGCTCGGCCGGATCGCCGCCACCCCGCTCGAGCGCCTCCTGTCCCGCCCGGAGATGCCCGCCGCCCAGGCCCTCACCCAGCGCGGGGTGCCGGCCCGCACCGTCGAGGGCTTTCTGCGCCCGCTGCTCGCCACGCTGCTGTGCGACCCGGAGCTGACCACCTCCAGCCGGTGCGCCGACCTCGCGCTGCGCGCCTTCGCGAGCGGCCGGCTGTGCGTGCCGGAGGGCGGCGCGGACGTGCTGCCGGAGCTGCTGGCGCGGGCGCTGCCGCCCGGCACCGTGCACACCGGGGTGCGCGTGACGTCGGTGTGCACCACCTCGGTGAACACCGCCGAGCACGGGGAGATCCGCTGCCGGGCGGTGCTGCTGGCGACGGACGCGCGGGCCGCGGCGGAACTGCTGCCGGGCCTCAGGGTCCCGGACTTCCATCCGGTGACCGTGGTCCACCACACCACCGACGACGCCTCGGCCACGTTCGCCACGGGCACCTCGCTGCTGCTGGACGCCGACCGGGGCGGACCGGTGGCGCACACGGCGGTGCTCAGCAACGTGGACCCGAGCCGGGCGCCGGTCGGCCGGGTGCTGATCTCCTCGACGGTGCTGGGGCCGCCGCCGCAGGGCGTGGACACCGCCGTCCGCATCCACCTCTCCCGGCTGTACGGCACCTCGACGCGCCGCTGGGAGACGCTGGCCGTGCACCACACGCCGGAGGCGGTGCCGGCCATGCGCCCACCGCACGACCTGCGCCGCCCGGTGCGCCTCCTGGCGGGCCTGTACGTCTGCGGCGACCACCGCGACACCAGCACGGTCCAGGGCGCGCTGCACTCGGCCCACAGGGCCGCGGCCGCGATCCTGGCGGACCTGGGCGCGGCGGGGTCGATGCACGGCGCGGATCCGGCACCGACGCTGCCGAGGGCGGCGTGA
- a CDS encoding TIGR01777 family oxidoreductase, translating to MERMRIAVAGASGLIGSALVRSLTADGHEVVRLVRRAAAGPGEVCWDPEGQYVDGAGLTGVTAVVNLAGAGIGDRRWTPQYKRLLRDSRVLGTAALAETVAALPEPPRVFVCGSAIGFYGDTGDRAVDEEAPPGDGFLPGLCVEWEEAAAPAQEAGVRTVFARTGLVVARGGGAWGRLFPLFRAGLGGRLGDGRQYWSYIALHDEVAAIRHLIDTETLSGPFNLTAPQPLTNREITAAMARVLHRPTPFAVPAPVLRAVLGEMAGDVLGSQRVLPTRLLESGFRFAFPGIDEAIRAA from the coding sequence ATGGAACGTATGCGAATCGCGGTGGCGGGTGCGTCCGGGCTCATCGGCAGCGCCCTGGTGCGGTCCCTGACGGCGGACGGCCACGAGGTCGTACGGCTGGTGCGCCGGGCGGCGGCGGGGCCGGGCGAGGTCTGCTGGGATCCCGAGGGGCAGTACGTGGACGGGGCAGGGCTGACCGGAGTCACGGCCGTGGTCAACCTGGCCGGTGCCGGGATCGGCGACCGGCGCTGGACACCGCAGTACAAGCGGCTGCTCCGGGACAGCCGGGTGCTGGGCACGGCCGCGCTGGCGGAGACGGTGGCCGCGCTGCCCGAGCCGCCGCGGGTCTTCGTCTGCGGCAGCGCGATCGGCTTCTACGGCGACACCGGCGACCGTGCGGTGGACGAGGAGGCGCCACCGGGCGACGGGTTCCTGCCGGGGCTGTGCGTGGAGTGGGAGGAGGCGGCGGCGCCCGCGCAGGAGGCGGGCGTACGCACGGTGTTCGCGCGGACGGGGCTGGTGGTGGCGCGGGGCGGCGGGGCCTGGGGGCGGTTGTTCCCGCTGTTCCGGGCGGGACTCGGCGGCCGGCTCGGCGACGGGCGGCAGTACTGGTCGTACATCGCGCTGCACGACGAGGTCGCCGCGATCCGGCACCTCATCGACACCGAGACCCTGTCCGGGCCGTTCAACCTGACGGCTCCGCAGCCGCTGACGAACCGTGAGATCACCGCGGCGATGGCCCGCGTGCTGCACCGGCCGACACCGTTCGCGGTACCGGCGCCGGTGCTGCGGGCGGTGCTGGGCGAGATGGCCGGGGATGTGCTGGGCAGTCAACGGGTGCTGCCCACACGGCTGTTGGAGTCGGGGTTCCGGTTCGCGTTCCCCGGCATCGACGAGGCGATCCGGGCGGCCTGA
- a CDS encoding GNAT family N-acetyltransferase, translated as MPEPYIRIAVADDEADLALLDRATWSTLHAVSPAPEAPFFDERHLPEDYLVAEADGRVVGYIRLARPTPLASNAHVLQIQGLAVADEARGRGVGRALVRAAVEEARGRGARRLSLRVLGHNAPARALYESEGFAVEGVQPEEFLLDGAYVDDVLMGRKL; from the coding sequence ATGCCGGAGCCGTACATACGCATCGCCGTGGCCGACGACGAGGCGGACCTCGCCCTCCTCGACCGCGCCACCTGGTCCACCCTGCACGCCGTCTCGCCCGCGCCCGAGGCGCCGTTCTTCGACGAGCGCCACCTCCCGGAGGACTACCTGGTCGCCGAGGCCGACGGCCGGGTCGTCGGTTACATCCGGCTCGCCCGCCCGACCCCGCTCGCCTCCAACGCACACGTCCTGCAGATCCAGGGCCTCGCCGTCGCCGACGAGGCGCGCGGGCGGGGCGTGGGGCGCGCCCTCGTCCGGGCCGCCGTCGAGGAGGCGCGCGGACGCGGAGCGCGGCGGCTGAGCCTGCGCGTGCTCGGACACAACGCCCCGGCCCGCGCGCTGTACGAGTCCGAGGGGTTCGCCGTCGAGGGCGTACAGCCCGAGGAGTTCCTCCTCGACGGCGCCTACGTCGACGACGTGCTCATGGGCCGCAAGCTCTGA
- a CDS encoding MarP family serine protease — MDLLDLVLVLVILVYAASGYRRGLVAGCVSLAGFVGGAVIGVWVLPWVTGLVARGTATATVLAVLTVLVPAVVGHELAGRLALRLRGELDRGPLRVVDGIGGAAANSVAVLIVAWVAASVLGAAPSQALTTAIRNSTLLGAVQQAMPDTTPAWFSRATSALTEAGFPQVFNPFENESTARVARPSGDSVTPAATSAAKLSTVKIEGISGNEGREGSGFVYTSQRVMTNAHVVAGIAHPSVRIGGVGRSYDARVVLFDPDRDVAVLYVPGLSAPVLRFDTSAARGDAAVVAGYPQDGGLNLQAATVASRVLATGQNIYNDRSVTRDIYSIRSTVRPGNSGGPLLTTQGRVFGVVFARSTSDAETGYALTAAEVAGDAQRAATATTPVDTGQLVSS, encoded by the coding sequence GTGGACCTGCTCGACCTGGTGCTTGTGCTGGTGATCCTCGTCTATGCGGCGTCCGGTTACCGACGCGGACTGGTGGCCGGCTGTGTCTCGCTGGCGGGGTTCGTCGGCGGCGCCGTCATCGGCGTGTGGGTGCTGCCGTGGGTGACCGGCCTGGTGGCGCGCGGCACGGCGACGGCGACGGTGCTCGCCGTGCTGACGGTGCTGGTGCCCGCGGTGGTGGGGCACGAGCTGGCGGGCCGGCTGGCGCTGCGGCTGCGCGGGGAGCTGGACCGGGGCCCGCTGCGGGTCGTGGACGGGATAGGCGGCGCCGCGGCCAACTCGGTCGCGGTGCTGATCGTGGCCTGGGTCGCGGCGAGCGTGCTGGGCGCGGCCCCGTCGCAGGCGCTGACGACCGCGATACGGAACTCGACGCTGCTGGGCGCGGTGCAGCAGGCGATGCCGGACACGACGCCGGCGTGGTTCTCGCGGGCCACGTCGGCGCTGACCGAGGCGGGTTTCCCGCAGGTCTTCAACCCGTTCGAGAACGAGTCGACGGCCCGGGTGGCCCGTCCCTCCGGCGACAGCGTGACCCCGGCCGCGACCAGCGCGGCGAAGCTGAGCACGGTGAAGATCGAGGGCATCTCGGGCAACGAGGGCCGCGAGGGCAGCGGCTTCGTGTACACCTCGCAGCGTGTGATGACCAACGCGCACGTGGTGGCGGGCATCGCCCACCCGAGCGTACGGATCGGCGGGGTCGGGCGGTCGTACGACGCCCGGGTGGTGCTCTTCGACCCCGACCGGGACGTGGCCGTGCTGTATGTGCCGGGCCTGAGCGCCCCGGTGCTGCGCTTCGACACGAGCGCGGCGCGCGGCGACGCGGCGGTGGTCGCGGGCTATCCGCAGGACGGCGGCCTGAACCTGCAGGCGGCGACGGTGGCGAGCCGGGTGCTGGCGACCGGGCAGAACATCTACAACGACCGCTCGGTCACCCGGGACATCTACTCGATCCGCTCCACGGTCCGCCCGGGCAACTCCGGCGGCCCGCTGCTGACCACGCAAGGCAGGGTGTTCGGCGTGGTCTTCGCCCGCTCCACCTCGGATGCCGAGACGGGGTACGCGCTGACGGCGGCCGAGGTGGCGGGCGACGCACAGCGCGCGGCCACGGCGACGACACCGGTTGACACGGGCCAGCTCGTCAGTTCCTAG
- a CDS encoding DUF397 domain-containing protein, whose protein sequence is MGEGDLLGLDWHRSSACDPYQCVEVAMTGGGVRVRESHRPHTHVVAVGGPAWRAFLGALCGRTPMGSMQPKEPG, encoded by the coding sequence GTGGGCGAGGGGGATCTGCTCGGGCTCGACTGGCATCGGAGCAGTGCGTGCGACCCGTATCAGTGCGTGGAGGTCGCCATGACGGGCGGGGGAGTCCGAGTGCGGGAGTCCCATCGTCCGCACACGCATGTCGTCGCCGTCGGGGGGCCGGCCTGGCGGGCATTCCTGGGGGCGTTATGCGGAAGAACCCCGATGGGGTCGATGCAGCCGAAGGAGCCCGGATGA
- a CDS encoding helix-turn-helix domain-containing protein: MTSKDPALERRRVRLALRTFRNDARFSQPEVAERLSWSPSKVIRIEGGSVGVSVTDLRALLDLYGVTDETVRRDLEQATRESRRPPWWHPFRDVVSPQFAVYLGLEGAASELSAYDPTLVPGLLQTEGYARALLCDLPDEQTDAIVRLRAERQRRLLRQAGGPRLRFLLDEGALRRWVGGAAAMREQLARLKSDAALAHVELSVVPFTRGAHPVLRTGSIALTFRDGDDVLFVEGPNGALTTRDDQQAVDEYLARFEESRKEAVSGADAVAFIDEVLGQYPS; the protein is encoded by the coding sequence ATGACATCGAAAGATCCGGCTCTGGAGCGGCGCAGGGTGCGTCTGGCGCTGCGCACCTTCCGCAATGACGCGCGCTTCAGTCAGCCCGAGGTGGCCGAACGGCTCTCCTGGTCGCCCTCCAAGGTGATCCGGATCGAGGGCGGCTCCGTCGGGGTGTCCGTGACCGACCTGCGCGCCCTTCTCGATCTCTACGGCGTCACGGACGAGACCGTCCGCCGGGACCTGGAGCAGGCCACCCGGGAGAGCCGGCGGCCGCCGTGGTGGCATCCCTTCCGGGACGTGGTGAGCCCTCAGTTCGCGGTGTACTTGGGGCTCGAGGGCGCGGCGAGCGAACTGTCCGCCTACGACCCGACGCTCGTCCCCGGCCTGCTCCAGACCGAGGGATACGCCCGCGCGCTGTTGTGCGACCTGCCGGACGAGCAGACCGACGCGATCGTACGGCTGCGGGCCGAGCGGCAGCGGCGGCTGCTGCGGCAGGCGGGCGGGCCGCGCCTGCGGTTCCTGCTCGACGAGGGGGCGCTGCGCCGCTGGGTCGGCGGGGCGGCCGCGATGCGGGAGCAGCTCGCCCGGCTGAAGTCCGACGCCGCCCTTGCGCACGTGGAGCTGAGCGTCGTCCCCTTCACCCGGGGCGCGCACCCGGTGCTGCGCACCGGCTCGATCGCGCTGACCTTCCGGGACGGCGACGACGTCCTGTTCGTGGAGGGCCCGAACGGCGCGCTGACCACGCGTGACGACCAGCAGGCGGTCGACGAGTACCTGGCGAGGTTCGAGGAGTCCCGCAAGGAAGCGGTCTCCGGGGCCGACGCGGTCGCGTTCATCGACGAGGTGCTGGGCCAGTACCCGTCCTAG
- a CDS encoding DUF4240 domain-containing protein has protein sequence MDETEFWELIDTSREAAEGDPEEQADLLVDRLLQRDPDLVLDFARHFEARYNRAYRWDLWGAAWVLLDGASDDAFDFFRCWLIGQGREVFEGALHDPDSLAELLGEFDEEIDGDGEELGYAADEAYEQLTGTVAPDLGIAPAPAEPEGTSIDFENEAVLAELYPKLWDRFKG, from the coding sequence ATGGACGAGACGGAGTTCTGGGAGCTGATCGACACCAGCCGCGAGGCCGCCGAGGGCGATCCCGAGGAGCAGGCCGACCTGCTCGTGGACCGGCTGCTGCAGCGGGACCCGGACCTGGTGCTGGACTTCGCCCGTCACTTCGAGGCCCGCTACAACCGCGCCTACCGCTGGGACCTGTGGGGCGCCGCCTGGGTGCTGCTGGACGGGGCCAGCGACGACGCGTTCGACTTCTTCCGGTGCTGGCTGATCGGCCAGGGCCGGGAGGTCTTCGAGGGCGCCCTGCACGACCCGGACTCGCTGGCCGAGCTGCTGGGCGAGTTCGACGAGGAGATCGACGGCGACGGCGAGGAGCTGGGCTACGCGGCCGACGAGGCCTACGAACAGCTGACCGGCACCGTCGCACCCGACCTCGGCATCGCCCCGGCGCCCGCCGAGCCGGAGGGCACCTCGATCGACTTCGAGAACGAAGCTGTCCTCGCGGAGCTTTATCCCAAACTCTGGGATCGTTTCAAGGGCTGA
- a CDS encoding helix-turn-helix transcriptional regulator codes for MRAARLIKMVLLLQSRPAMTAAELARELEVSERTVTRDAQALSEAGVPVYANRGRAGGYRLVGGYRTRLTGLARSEAEALFLSGVPEALREMGLEDAADAARLKVSAALLPSLRDAPDSAAQRFHLDAPAWFREPETPALLPAVAEAVWDDRRIRAVYRRGEGTVERELEPYGLVLKAGVWYLCARVADGGAFRTYRIDRFDAVDPQAERFTRDADFDLPGHWAGQAERFARSILRAEAVVRLSPEGVRRLRYAVDPTAARAALGDAGEPDGEGWVTVTLPVESEEVAYAQLTALGAEAEVLAPQGLRERFAADAARLAARYGRGSAG; via the coding sequence ATGCGCGCCGCTCGTCTCATCAAGATGGTGCTCCTCCTCCAGTCCCGGCCCGCCATGACCGCGGCCGAGCTGGCCCGGGAGCTGGAGGTCTCGGAGCGGACGGTCACGCGGGACGCACAGGCGCTGTCGGAGGCGGGGGTGCCGGTGTACGCGAACCGCGGGCGGGCCGGCGGGTACCGCCTGGTCGGCGGGTACCGCACGCGGCTGACGGGGCTGGCCCGGAGCGAGGCGGAGGCGCTGTTCCTGAGCGGGGTACCGGAGGCGCTCAGGGAGATGGGCCTGGAGGACGCCGCCGACGCCGCCCGGCTGAAGGTGTCGGCCGCGCTGCTGCCCTCGCTGCGGGACGCCCCGGACAGCGCGGCCCAGCGGTTCCACCTGGACGCGCCGGCCTGGTTCCGGGAGCCGGAGACGCCCGCGCTGCTGCCGGCGGTGGCCGAGGCGGTGTGGGACGACCGGCGGATCCGCGCGGTCTACCGGCGCGGGGAGGGCACGGTCGAGCGGGAGCTGGAGCCGTACGGGCTCGTGCTGAAGGCGGGGGTCTGGTACCTGTGCGCGCGGGTGGCCGATGGGGGTGCCTTCCGGACGTACCGGATCGACCGGTTCGACGCCGTGGACCCGCAGGCGGAGCGCTTCACCCGCGATGCGGACTTCGACCTGCCGGGCCACTGGGCCGGGCAGGCCGAGCGGTTCGCGCGCTCGATCCTGCGCGCCGAGGCCGTCGTACGGCTGTCCCCGGAGGGTGTACGCCGGCTGCGGTACGCCGTCGATCCGACGGCCGCGCGTGCGGCGCTCGGCGACGCGGGTGAGCCGGACGGCGAGGGCTGGGTGACGGTGACGCTGCCGGTCGAGTCCGAGGAGGTCGCGTACGCACAGCTGACGGCTCTCGGCGCGGAGGCCGAGGTGCTGGCGCCGCAGGGCCTGCGGGAGCGGTTCGCGGCGGACGCGGCCCGGCTCGCCGCGCGCTACGGCCGCGGGAGCGCCGGATGA